A genome region from Halorussus pelagicus includes the following:
- a CDS encoding SHOCT domain-containing protein: protein MGLADDSRVTVFLGGFILSLLALVGVTALGAFAVLTALLDPAAGASILVVLLETAAPFVAVAAMLGFVSLFLLVGLVVTAVRSASIPRSARLAGLARTVERYSAGARDLGLSETFEPTTEDRIDELKERYVDGEITELEYERRLQDLMREEDVSDERVRRERDQRDREFEL, encoded by the coding sequence ATGGGATTGGCAGACGACTCTCGCGTCACGGTGTTTCTCGGCGGCTTCATCCTCTCGCTTCTCGCGCTGGTCGGCGTCACCGCGCTCGGCGCGTTCGCGGTCCTCACGGCGCTTCTCGACCCGGCCGCGGGGGCGTCGATTCTGGTCGTCCTGTTGGAGACGGCCGCGCCCTTCGTCGCCGTCGCCGCGATGCTGGGGTTCGTCTCGCTGTTCTTGCTGGTCGGTCTCGTCGTGACCGCCGTCCGGAGCGCGTCGATACCTCGGAGCGCCCGACTCGCGGGTCTCGCCCGGACGGTCGAACGCTACTCCGCTGGCGCTCGGGACCTCGGTCTCTCCGAAACGTTCGAACCCACGACCGAGGACCGCATCGACGAGTTGAAAGAGCGATACGTCGATGGCGAAATAACCGAGTTGGAGTACGAGCGGCGACTTCAAGACCTGATGCGCGAGGAGGACGTGAGCGACGAGCGCGTGCGTCGGGAGCGCGACCAGCGCGACCGCGAGTTCGAACTATAA